From a single Pseudorasbora parva isolate DD20220531a chromosome 15, ASM2467924v1, whole genome shotgun sequence genomic region:
- the LOC137040921 gene encoding interphotoreceptor matrix proteoglycan 2 isoform X2 gives MEKHRVKRSDFFHSEVKVCPQETMREIIANHQMFYTLRVCQEAVWEAFRIFLDRIPSNSEYQKWVHTCQHNSLCISDLAMNFSHSQEHTDMVYRRLNMNNEKVERNITEEPATDEAQEMEGSVEVLTEAPVDEFVPTAESPTVSTTTDTSTGSQELDLHNVVPEQPVHHVIEFSITLMDYGYQEILRDADSPQYHDLSQHLQDQMQYVFKDLPGFMDIHLLRIRAGGVSAVYSAVFETIVSTIADESLGTVDSSTEPNLKDMIVKALSKKTSLLDLNSLTFETGKEQPSTRMPEVSEDISTESSDRDSYGDLSFPTKETKIEIPLPSDEDENVLETIVEPTLDKDSTTTTTKSTVKPENEAVIIHQIETIKGETGELIKDIFQVPPVEEGPGEEESKPVVKVDKDSNLAPTSSAATSALPSSSKQPSATEKPTPDSDFNLNTIPEDDIMFNPVTTTTISFTTATTLNPGSEQPKLAVTTDFTITLQPSTEPVDPITEVTDSNEIPEEPHTGIVVKEEDTKMVTAEPEAISEVDLPKVIVVTTETAEGSEDVTEDTVVENQVLQPEEVTMVTETLYMEYSTLEPLRTIAVPKPKEDGIGKPNNQDEVPEREGKVLEEETEVIIESKDDVEEHTTDEEIKVRQEDGVPVTEEIQPEEEPPRLPEFKEDGEMVEPEREADGSKPSDVVEYEEGIKTEEPDVAPKPTEGLTEPPVEMIKIKPEISVTELYLVKNTDYYHPEGGDNLPFVPVDSVQPSMDVGKTEHVEDFGLEVQPSKPEVVEIPDVVIEDHTSEPDVADVHTTVSTAFESLPEMITESASKKDEDLPSAVGETEEPHLTDREEETKTEVVFIGQEKENASLPMETVETETHLTTVPADLDLFKVVLTDVSVVTPTSLEKDYDSPTEDFGLEVETSKPEVVEIPDVVIEDHTSEPDVADVHTTVSTAFESLPEMITESASKKDEDLPSAVGETEEPHLTDREEETKTEVVFIGQEKENASLPMETVETETHLTTVPADLDLFKVVLTDVSVVTPTSLEKDYDSPTEDFGLEVETSKPEVVEIPDVVIEDHTSEPDVADVHTTVSTAFESLPEMITELSSKKDEDLPSAVGETEEPHLTDREEETKTEVVFIGQEKENASLPMETVETETHLTTVPADLDLFKAVLTDVSVVTPTALEKDYDSPTANVHSTVAQDVVLKVTENDKVLNVETEDPFIHLKDLATELDQIDVVSTETIDLLTYDNGYSFPNEGFPLETTRTPSLTYFTTSSMTTANKGKELIVFFSLRVTNMMFSDDLFNKSSTEYRSLENRFVELLLPYLQSNLTGFKQLEILNFRNGSVVVNSKVKFAKSVPYNITEAVQHVLEEFCDAAAHRLDIRIDSHSLDIEPADQGDPCKFLACNEFSKCVVNLWTKEAQCLCDPGYVTLDGLPCQSLCAVQPDFCLNGGECEIVPGHGAACRGRDQSTIPGLTG, from the exons atggaaaagcATCGTGTCAAGAGGTCAGACTTCTTCCACTCAGAGGTGAAAGTTTGTCCACAGGAGACAATGAGAGAGATCATAGCGAACCATCAAATGTTCTACACACTGAGAG TTTGCCAGGAGGCTGTATGGGAGGCTTTCCGGATCTTTTTGGACAGAATTCCCAGCAACTCAGAATACCAGAAATGGGTCCACACATGCCAGCACAACTCCCTGTGCATCTCAGACCTCGCCATGAATTTCAGCCATTCACAGGAACACACAGACATGGTCTACAGG AGGTTGAATATGAATAATGAAAAAGTAGAACG AAATATAACTGAAGAGCCAGCAACTGATGAAGCACAAGAAATGGAAG GTTCAGTGGAAGTCCTGACTGAAGCACCAGTAGATGAATTTGTTCCCACAGCTGAATCTCCTACTGTCAGCACTACAACAGACACCTCTACTGGCTCACAG GAGTTGGATCTTCACAATGTGGTTCCAGAGCAGCCAGTCCATCATGTCATAGAGTTCAGCATTACACTGATGGACTATGGGTATCAGGAGATACTGAGAGACGCCGATTCACCTCAGTATCATGACCTGTCACAGCATCTTCAAGATCAG atgcaatatgtttttaaagaCCTACCTGGATTTATGGATATCCACTTGTTAAGAATTag GGCTGGAGGAGTATCTGCAGTCTACTCAGCAGTTTTTGAGACTATTGTATCTACCATTGCTGATGAAAGTCTTGGCACAGTTGATTCATCTACAGAACCAAATCTGAAGGACATGATAGTTAAAGCACTGAGCAAGAAGACCTCTCTTCTGGATCTTAACTCACTGACATTTGAGACAG GCAAAGAGCAACCCTCAACCAGAATGCCTGAGGTTTCTGAAGACATATCAACTGAG TCCTCTGATCGAGATTCATATGGTGACCTCAGTTTTCCAACAAAAGAAACCAAGATTGAAATTCCTCTTCCATCAGATGAGGATGAGAACGTTTTGGAGACCATTGTAGAGCCAACTTTAGACAAAGACAgcaccacaacaacaacaaaatcaacagttaAACCTGAGAACGAGGCAGTCATCATACACCAGATTGAAACTATTAAAGGGGAAACTGGTGAGCTCATTAAAGATATTTTTCAAGTTCCACCAGTAGAGGAAGGTCCAGGTGAGGAAGAGAGCAAACCAGTTGTTAAAGTTGATAAAGACAGCAATCTGGCTCCAACATCTTCAGCGGCTACCTCAGCATTACCCTCGAGTTCAAAACAGCCTAGCGCTACAGAGAAACCTACACCAGATAGTGACTTCAATCTAAACACAATACCAGAAGATGACATTATGTTTAATCCAGTAACCACCACCACCATTTCGTTCACCACTGCAACAACGCTTAATCCTGGGTCTGAACAACCAAAGTTGGCTGTCACAACCGACTTCACCATCACCCTACAACCTTCAACCGAACCAGTTGATCCAATAACTGAAGTGACAGATTCTAATGAAATTCCAGAGGAGCCTCACACAGGAATTGTAGTAAAGGAGGAAGATACCAAAATGGTGACGGCTGAACCAGAGGCTATATCTGAGGTTGATTTACCTAAGGTAATAGTTGTGACAACAGAAACTGCAGAAGGATCGGAGGATGTAACAGAAGATACTGTTGTAGAAAATCAAGTATTACAACCTGAAGAAGTGACTATGGTGACAGAAACTCTATATATGGAGTATAGCACATTAGAACCTCTGAGAACGATTGCGGTACCAAAACCTAAAGAAGATGGGATTGGAAAACCAAATAACCAGGATGAAGTACCAGAACGAGAGGGCAAGGTTTTAGAGGAAGAAACAGAGGTCATTATAGAATCAAAAGACGACGTTGAGGAACATACAACTGATGAGGAGATTAAAGTGAGACAAGAGGATGGTGTTCCGGTAACCGAGGAAATACAACCTGAGGAGGAACCACCTCGTTTACCAGAATTTAAAGAAGATGGTGAGATGGTGGAGCCTGAGAGGGAAGCTGATGGATCCAAACCTTCTGATGTTGTAGAATATGAGGAAGGCATCAAAACTGAAGAGCCTGATGTGGCTCCTAAACCTACTGAAGGTTTAACAGAACCTCCTGTAGAGATGATTAAGATTAAACCAGAGATTTCTGTGACAGAACTTTACCTTGTTAAAAACACTGACTATTACCATCCTGAAGGAGGTGACAATTTGCCCTTTGTACCAGTTGACAGTGTTCAACCCAGTATGGACGTTGGTAAAACTGAACATGTGGAAGACTTTGGGCTTGAAGTTCAACCCTCCAAACCCGAGGTTGTTGAGATACCAGATGTGGTTATAGAGGACCACACCTCAGAACCAGATGTGGCTGATGTTCACACAACTGTATCAACTGCCTTTGAATCTCTACCTGAAATGATCACAGAATCAGCTTCTAAGAAAGACGAGGACTTGCCATCTGCTGTTGGAGAAACTGAGGAGCCTCATCTGACAGATAGAG AGGAAGAGACTAAGACAGAAGTTGTCTTTATAGGACAAGAGAAAGAAAACGCATCTCTGCCCATGGAGACGGTTGAAACTGAAACACATTTGACAACTGTTCCTGCAGACCTTGATCTTTTTAAAGTAGTCCTAACAGATGTATCGGTCGTTACTCCAACATCTTTGGAAAAGGATTATGATTCACCAACTGAAGACTTTGGGCTTGAAGTGGAAACCTCCAAACCTGAGGTTGTTGAGATACCAGATGTGGTTATAGAGGACCACACCTCAGAACCAGATGTGGCTGATGTTCACACAACTGTATCAACTGCCTTTGAATCTCTACCTGAAATGATCACAGAATCAGCTTCTAAGAAAGACGAGGACTTGCCATCTGCTGTTGGAGAAACTGAGGAGCCTCATCTGACAGATAGAG AGGAAGAGACTAAGACAGAAGTTGTCTTTATAGGACAAGAGAAAGAAAACGCATCTTTGCCCATGGAGACGGTTGAAACTGAAACACATTTGACAACTGTTCCTGCAGACCTTGATCTTTTTAAAGTAGTCCTAACAGATGTATCGGTCGTTACTCCAACATCTTTGGAAAAGGATTATGATTCACCAACTGAAGACTTTGGGCTTGAAGTGGAAACCTCCAAACCCGAGGTTGTTGAGATACCAGATGTGGTTATAGAGGACCACACCTCAGAACCAGATGTGGCTGATGTTCACACAACTGTATCAACTGCCTTTGAATCTCTACCTGAAATGATCACAGAATTATCTTCTAAGAAAGACGAGGACTTGCCATCTGCTGTTGGAGAAACTGAGGAGCCTCATCTGACAGATAGAG AGGAAGAGACTAAGACAGAAGTTGTCTTTATAGGACAAGAGAAAGAAAACGCATCTCTGCCCATGGAGACGGTTGAAACTGAAACACATTTGACAACTGTTCCTGCAGACCTTGATCTTTTTAAAGCAGTCCTAACAGATGTATCGGTCGTTACTCCAACAGCTTTGGAAAAGGATTATGATTCACCAACTGCAAATGTACATTCAACTGTTGCCCAGGATGTTGTACTTAAAGTGACCGAAAATGACAAAGTGCTGAATGTGGAAACTGAGGAcccatttattcatttaaaagacCTAGCCACTGAGTTGGACCAAATCGATGTAGTAAGTACTGAGACCATTGACCTCTTGACTTACGACAATGGATATTCTTTTCCAAATGAAGGATTTCCCTTGGAGACGACAAGAACGCCATCGCTAACGTACTTCACAACTTCCTCGATGACCACAGCGAACAAAGGCAAAGAACTAATTGTGTTTTTCAGTTTGCGTGTCACAAACATGATGTTCTCTGATGATCTTTTCAATAAGAGCTCTACAGAATACCGGTCATTGGAAAACAGATTTGTTGAACTG CTACTCCCATATCTACAGTCTAACCTAACAGGTTTTAAGCAGTTAGAGATCCTAAACTTCAGAAATGGAAGTGTGGTGGTCAACAGCAAGGTGAAATTTGCCAAGTCTGTGCCGTACAACATTACTGAGGCTGTCCAGCATGTCTTGGAGGAGTTTTGTGATGCTGCAGCCCATCGTTTGGACATAAGGATTGACAGCCATTCCCTAGACATAGAGCCAG CTGATCAAGGTGACCCTTGCAAGTTTCTTGCCTGCAACGAGTTTTCGAAATGCGTGGTGAACCTCTGGACAAAGGAAGCACAATGTTTATGTGACCCAGGCTACGTAACGCTGGATGGCCTGCCATGTCAGAGCCTCTGTGCGGTCCAGCCGGATTTCTGTCTCAATGGAGGAGAGTGTGAGATTGTACCAGGGCACGGTGCCGCTTGCAG AGGCAGAGACCAGAGTACCATACCAGGCCTGACGGGTTAA
- the LOC137040921 gene encoding interphotoreceptor matrix proteoglycan 2 isoform X1 has protein sequence MEKHRVKRSDFFHSEVKVCPQETMREIIANHQMFYTLRVCQEAVWEAFRIFLDRIPSNSEYQKWVHTCQHNSLCISDLAMNFSHSQEHTDMVYRRLNMNNEKVERNITEEPATDEAQEMEGSVEVLTEAPVDEFVPTAESPTVSTTTDTSTGSQELDLHNVVPEQPVHHVIEFSITLMDYGYQEILRDADSPQYHDLSQHLQDQMQYVFKDLPGFMDIHLLRIRAGGVSAVYSAVFETIVSTIADESLGTVDSSTEPNLKDMIVKALSKKTSLLDLNSLTFETGKEQPSTRMPEVSEDISTESSDRDSYGDLSFPTKETKIEIPLPSDEDENVLETIVEPTLDKDSTTTTTKSTVKPENEAVIIHQIETIKGETGELIKDIFQVPPVEEGPGEEESKPVVKVDKDSNLAPTSSAATSALPSSSKQPSATEKPTPDSDFNLNTIPEDDIMFNPVTTTTISFTTATTLNPGSEQPKLAVTTDFTITLQPSTEPVDPITEVTDSNEIPEEPHTGIVVKEEDTKMVTAEPEAISEVDLPKVIVVTTETAEGSEDVTEDTVVENQVLQPEEVTMVTETLYMEYSTLEPLRTIAVPKPKEDGIGKPNNQDEVPEREGKVLEEETEVIIESKDDVEEHTTDEEIKVRQEDGVPVTEEIQPEEEPPRLPEFKEDGEMVEPEREADGSKPSDVVEYEEGIKTEEPDVAPKPTEGLTEPPVEMIKIKPEISVTELYLVKNTDYYHPEGGDNLPFVPVDSVQPSMDVGKTEHVEDFGLEVQPSKPEVVEIPDVVIEDHTSEPDVADVHTTVSTAFESLPEMITESASKKDEDLPSAVGETEEPHLTDREEETKTEVVFIGQEKENASLPMETVETETHLTTVPADLDLFKVVLTDVSVVTPTSLEKDYDSPTEDFGLEVETSKPEVVEIPDVVIEDHTSEPDVADVHTTVSTAFESLPEMITESASKKDEDLPSAVGETEEPHLTDREEETKTEVVFIGQEKENASLPMETVETETHLTTVPADLDLFKVVLTDVSVVTPTSLEKDYDSPTEDFGLEVETSKPEVVEIPDVVIEDHTSEPDVADVHTTVSTAFESLPEMITELSSKKDEDLPSAVGETEEPHLTDREEETKTEVVFIGQEKENASLPMETVETETHLTTVPADLDLFKAVLTDVSVVTPTALEKDYDSPTANVHSTVAQDVVLKVTENDKVLNVETEDPFIHLKDLATELDQIDVVSTETIDLLTYDNGYSFPNEGFPLETTRTPSLTYFTTSSMTTANKGKELIVFFSLRVTNMMFSDDLFNKSSTEYRSLENRFVELLLPYLQSNLTGFKQLEILNFRNGSVVVNSKVKFAKSVPYNITEAVQHVLEEFCDAAAHRLDIRIDSHSLDIEPADQGDPCKFLACNEFSKCVVNLWTKEAQCLCDPGYVTLDGLPCQSLCAVQPDFCLNGGECEIVPGHGAACRCPVGKFWHFIGERCAELISVPLDPFLSLVCLVGALTFLYTIISLLLSMCRICVRTRKTLTLVGRDQSTIPGLTG, from the exons atggaaaagcATCGTGTCAAGAGGTCAGACTTCTTCCACTCAGAGGTGAAAGTTTGTCCACAGGAGACAATGAGAGAGATCATAGCGAACCATCAAATGTTCTACACACTGAGAG TTTGCCAGGAGGCTGTATGGGAGGCTTTCCGGATCTTTTTGGACAGAATTCCCAGCAACTCAGAATACCAGAAATGGGTCCACACATGCCAGCACAACTCCCTGTGCATCTCAGACCTCGCCATGAATTTCAGCCATTCACAGGAACACACAGACATGGTCTACAGG AGGTTGAATATGAATAATGAAAAAGTAGAACG AAATATAACTGAAGAGCCAGCAACTGATGAAGCACAAGAAATGGAAG GTTCAGTGGAAGTCCTGACTGAAGCACCAGTAGATGAATTTGTTCCCACAGCTGAATCTCCTACTGTCAGCACTACAACAGACACCTCTACTGGCTCACAG GAGTTGGATCTTCACAATGTGGTTCCAGAGCAGCCAGTCCATCATGTCATAGAGTTCAGCATTACACTGATGGACTATGGGTATCAGGAGATACTGAGAGACGCCGATTCACCTCAGTATCATGACCTGTCACAGCATCTTCAAGATCAG atgcaatatgtttttaaagaCCTACCTGGATTTATGGATATCCACTTGTTAAGAATTag GGCTGGAGGAGTATCTGCAGTCTACTCAGCAGTTTTTGAGACTATTGTATCTACCATTGCTGATGAAAGTCTTGGCACAGTTGATTCATCTACAGAACCAAATCTGAAGGACATGATAGTTAAAGCACTGAGCAAGAAGACCTCTCTTCTGGATCTTAACTCACTGACATTTGAGACAG GCAAAGAGCAACCCTCAACCAGAATGCCTGAGGTTTCTGAAGACATATCAACTGAG TCCTCTGATCGAGATTCATATGGTGACCTCAGTTTTCCAACAAAAGAAACCAAGATTGAAATTCCTCTTCCATCAGATGAGGATGAGAACGTTTTGGAGACCATTGTAGAGCCAACTTTAGACAAAGACAgcaccacaacaacaacaaaatcaacagttaAACCTGAGAACGAGGCAGTCATCATACACCAGATTGAAACTATTAAAGGGGAAACTGGTGAGCTCATTAAAGATATTTTTCAAGTTCCACCAGTAGAGGAAGGTCCAGGTGAGGAAGAGAGCAAACCAGTTGTTAAAGTTGATAAAGACAGCAATCTGGCTCCAACATCTTCAGCGGCTACCTCAGCATTACCCTCGAGTTCAAAACAGCCTAGCGCTACAGAGAAACCTACACCAGATAGTGACTTCAATCTAAACACAATACCAGAAGATGACATTATGTTTAATCCAGTAACCACCACCACCATTTCGTTCACCACTGCAACAACGCTTAATCCTGGGTCTGAACAACCAAAGTTGGCTGTCACAACCGACTTCACCATCACCCTACAACCTTCAACCGAACCAGTTGATCCAATAACTGAAGTGACAGATTCTAATGAAATTCCAGAGGAGCCTCACACAGGAATTGTAGTAAAGGAGGAAGATACCAAAATGGTGACGGCTGAACCAGAGGCTATATCTGAGGTTGATTTACCTAAGGTAATAGTTGTGACAACAGAAACTGCAGAAGGATCGGAGGATGTAACAGAAGATACTGTTGTAGAAAATCAAGTATTACAACCTGAAGAAGTGACTATGGTGACAGAAACTCTATATATGGAGTATAGCACATTAGAACCTCTGAGAACGATTGCGGTACCAAAACCTAAAGAAGATGGGATTGGAAAACCAAATAACCAGGATGAAGTACCAGAACGAGAGGGCAAGGTTTTAGAGGAAGAAACAGAGGTCATTATAGAATCAAAAGACGACGTTGAGGAACATACAACTGATGAGGAGATTAAAGTGAGACAAGAGGATGGTGTTCCGGTAACCGAGGAAATACAACCTGAGGAGGAACCACCTCGTTTACCAGAATTTAAAGAAGATGGTGAGATGGTGGAGCCTGAGAGGGAAGCTGATGGATCCAAACCTTCTGATGTTGTAGAATATGAGGAAGGCATCAAAACTGAAGAGCCTGATGTGGCTCCTAAACCTACTGAAGGTTTAACAGAACCTCCTGTAGAGATGATTAAGATTAAACCAGAGATTTCTGTGACAGAACTTTACCTTGTTAAAAACACTGACTATTACCATCCTGAAGGAGGTGACAATTTGCCCTTTGTACCAGTTGACAGTGTTCAACCCAGTATGGACGTTGGTAAAACTGAACATGTGGAAGACTTTGGGCTTGAAGTTCAACCCTCCAAACCCGAGGTTGTTGAGATACCAGATGTGGTTATAGAGGACCACACCTCAGAACCAGATGTGGCTGATGTTCACACAACTGTATCAACTGCCTTTGAATCTCTACCTGAAATGATCACAGAATCAGCTTCTAAGAAAGACGAGGACTTGCCATCTGCTGTTGGAGAAACTGAGGAGCCTCATCTGACAGATAGAG AGGAAGAGACTAAGACAGAAGTTGTCTTTATAGGACAAGAGAAAGAAAACGCATCTCTGCCCATGGAGACGGTTGAAACTGAAACACATTTGACAACTGTTCCTGCAGACCTTGATCTTTTTAAAGTAGTCCTAACAGATGTATCGGTCGTTACTCCAACATCTTTGGAAAAGGATTATGATTCACCAACTGAAGACTTTGGGCTTGAAGTGGAAACCTCCAAACCTGAGGTTGTTGAGATACCAGATGTGGTTATAGAGGACCACACCTCAGAACCAGATGTGGCTGATGTTCACACAACTGTATCAACTGCCTTTGAATCTCTACCTGAAATGATCACAGAATCAGCTTCTAAGAAAGACGAGGACTTGCCATCTGCTGTTGGAGAAACTGAGGAGCCTCATCTGACAGATAGAG AGGAAGAGACTAAGACAGAAGTTGTCTTTATAGGACAAGAGAAAGAAAACGCATCTTTGCCCATGGAGACGGTTGAAACTGAAACACATTTGACAACTGTTCCTGCAGACCTTGATCTTTTTAAAGTAGTCCTAACAGATGTATCGGTCGTTACTCCAACATCTTTGGAAAAGGATTATGATTCACCAACTGAAGACTTTGGGCTTGAAGTGGAAACCTCCAAACCCGAGGTTGTTGAGATACCAGATGTGGTTATAGAGGACCACACCTCAGAACCAGATGTGGCTGATGTTCACACAACTGTATCAACTGCCTTTGAATCTCTACCTGAAATGATCACAGAATTATCTTCTAAGAAAGACGAGGACTTGCCATCTGCTGTTGGAGAAACTGAGGAGCCTCATCTGACAGATAGAG AGGAAGAGACTAAGACAGAAGTTGTCTTTATAGGACAAGAGAAAGAAAACGCATCTCTGCCCATGGAGACGGTTGAAACTGAAACACATTTGACAACTGTTCCTGCAGACCTTGATCTTTTTAAAGCAGTCCTAACAGATGTATCGGTCGTTACTCCAACAGCTTTGGAAAAGGATTATGATTCACCAACTGCAAATGTACATTCAACTGTTGCCCAGGATGTTGTACTTAAAGTGACCGAAAATGACAAAGTGCTGAATGTGGAAACTGAGGAcccatttattcatttaaaagacCTAGCCACTGAGTTGGACCAAATCGATGTAGTAAGTACTGAGACCATTGACCTCTTGACTTACGACAATGGATATTCTTTTCCAAATGAAGGATTTCCCTTGGAGACGACAAGAACGCCATCGCTAACGTACTTCACAACTTCCTCGATGACCACAGCGAACAAAGGCAAAGAACTAATTGTGTTTTTCAGTTTGCGTGTCACAAACATGATGTTCTCTGATGATCTTTTCAATAAGAGCTCTACAGAATACCGGTCATTGGAAAACAGATTTGTTGAACTG CTACTCCCATATCTACAGTCTAACCTAACAGGTTTTAAGCAGTTAGAGATCCTAAACTTCAGAAATGGAAGTGTGGTGGTCAACAGCAAGGTGAAATTTGCCAAGTCTGTGCCGTACAACATTACTGAGGCTGTCCAGCATGTCTTGGAGGAGTTTTGTGATGCTGCAGCCCATCGTTTGGACATAAGGATTGACAGCCATTCCCTAGACATAGAGCCAG CTGATCAAGGTGACCCTTGCAAGTTTCTTGCCTGCAACGAGTTTTCGAAATGCGTGGTGAACCTCTGGACAAAGGAAGCACAATGTTTATGTGACCCAGGCTACGTAACGCTGGATGGCCTGCCATGTCAGAGCCTCTGTGCGGTCCAGCCGGATTTCTGTCTCAATGGAGGAGAGTGTGAGATTGTACCAGGGCACGGTGCCGCTTGCAG ATGTCCTGTAGGTAAATTCTGGCATTTTATCGGGGAGAGATGTGCAGAGCTGATCTCCGTGCCACTAGACCCCTTTCTTTCCCTAGTGTGCCTCGTGGGGGCGCTCACCTTTCTTTATACCATCATTTCTCTCTTGTTATCTATGTGCAGGATATGTGTACGGACCAGAAAGACACTAACTCTAGT AGGCAGAGACCAGAGTACCATACCAGGCCTGACGGGTTAA